The genomic DNA AGTCGGGGGTGGGAGCAGTGTCCCGTTGCTGATAGCATACAATCCCGATCCCGTAACGAAACCATTCTTGAGACTGGAGATTCCTCTCGCCGTACCAGTCAGCTTGCTCCTGGCTTCTTGCCAGCGAGGCCCACGACGCTCCCATTCAATCAGCCAACCAGCAGCGAGACCAGCCCAATCCGTTCCAAGGGAGAATGCAACGGGTTTGCCTGGCTCCGGTGTCCAGCCATCCGTCCTGACCTTCCTCTGCGGATCCAAGATTCCGTATGTCTTGTCAGCGTCAATCGCTTCTTCCAAGAGTTCACCAACTCGCTCATCGCCGCCGGACAAGTAATAAAAGTATTTCCTATACAGAGGCTGAGCGATACGAACTTGCTTGGCGCTATCAGCGAAATGCTGAACGCCATGTCGAGTTCCGAGACCTTTCCAGTCACCAATGTGATACACATCTACCTCACCAGTATGACGAGTCAATGCCTCCGCAAACCGGTAAACATCTGCACGTCCGGTCCGCAGGAAGTACTGCCAGAAGAACAAGTCTGGGGATAGCTCGGAGTTGTCCCATGCGTAACCACCAACGTCATAGCGCCAAGTATGTCTGTCTTCATCGTAGGTATGCATGATATCACCATAGTCCAAGAAGCCATACCAGCGACGGTCCTCAATCTGGCCTTGGTAGAACTTCGCCAGGAAATCCAAGTGGTTTTCGATTGTCGAAGACTTCTCATTTGACGTGTCTGGTAGTGCCCAGTAGGAACCAGCTGCCTTAGTGTCCTTGATGTACTCGGGCTCGGGGACCAGAACTGGAGgctcattgatatacttgCCCAAGAGGGCCAGGTTATCGCTCTCGGGAGTGGCATCAAACGCGTGCAGGAAGATCTCACTGGTTCTGGCGATGCCATAAGGCGTGTTGAATCCAGGCTCATAATCCTCATACGTGATTTCGAGCGCGTCAGTTTGTTTTTCGTAGGTATCTTGTCCCAGTCCATCGTGGAAAGGTCTAAGATCCAACGGTGCGGCCTCAGGGCTATACAACCACAGCGTGATCTGGCCCTTGTTGGCACCCGCATCGGTGATATCCAACCCTGAAGGGTACCTCTTCCAAAAATCACGCAGGCCAATGGCAAGTCCACCTTGCGTGGCACCACCAAGATAAGCAAGTCCGGAAGATCGCGTACCGCCCGGAATGTTAATCCATGCCTGGCCAGGCTTGGTCCTTTTCTTGAGGGTAAATCCGTCAGGCGACAATTGGCTCAACTTGTAATCGTTCCAGACAGGAATCCACTGCATGCGAGACGAAACTCTCTCATCCCAAGTACTGATGTTGGGGGTAACTTTGCCTTCATATTGCGCTGAGCGAACTTCTTCACCGGGGTCACGACGCAAGCCTGTGATTCCTTGAACGGCTTCGTGGAGATAACCTCCATCCACACCGGGTAATCGGATGTGCCGGTTATACAGCTCCTCGCCTTCGAGGGGGACCTCGAACTGGATGCCAAGGCCAGTTATgaagtcttcctctggcTTTCCGTCGAAGACAATACTGTGCACGACTCTGATAGAGTCCGAATTGGCATAGAAATAAAAGCGTAGAACGAATGGGAACCAGTCATCATGATCACCACTACCGGATGTCTGGTGTTTTCCATTCACCGTGACCAAAGTACGAACGGCGTTATCCTTGCTCACGGTAACATTCTCAATATTGCTTTGGAAATTGAAGTAGT from Aspergillus oryzae RIB40 DNA, chromosome 7 includes the following:
- a CDS encoding uncharacterized protein (predicted protein); its protein translation is MRRPSLWVALGALASEVLSRPMDSRSSDTVKVHWVGDAPEYHAGTTFGLPWPQGKYRTNDTQFSISGPSNEQIPLQSWVTGYWRDGSIKWTGHAIPPLDTIDSEYRVSASASRRPASNHSDTPSGLKVTTKADEITVNTGKLTASFPKQGNVIVGSITTSSGKVVGENGKLVLHTQSGVAEDVSARAKSSINYFNFQSNIENVTVSKDNAVRTLVTVNGKHQTSGSGDHDDWFPFVLRFYFYANSDSIRVVHSIVFDGKPEEDFITGLGIQFEVPLEGEELYNRHIRLPGVDGGYLHEAVQGITGLRRDPGEEVRSAQYEGKVTPNISTWDERVSSRMQWIPVWNDYKLSQLSPDGFTLKKRTKPGQAWINIPGGTRSSGLAYLGGATQGGLAIGLRDFWKRYPSGLDITDAGANKGQITLWLYSPEAAPLDLRPFHDGLGQDTYEKQTDALEITYEDYEPGFNTPYGIARTSEIFLHAFDATPESDNLALLGKYINEPPVLVPEPEYIKDTKAAGSYWALPDTSNEKSSTIENHLDFLAKFYQGQIEDRRWYGFLDYGDIMHTYDEDRHTWRYDVGGYAWDNSELSPDLFFWQYFLRTGRADVYRFAEALTRHTGEVDVYHIGDWKGLGTRHGVQHFADSAKQVRIAQPLYRKYFYYLSGGDERVGELLEEAIDADKTYGILDPQRKVRTDGWTPEPGKPVAFSLGTDWAGLAAGWLIEWERRGPRWQEARSKLTGTARGISSLKNGFVTGSGLYAISNGTLLPPPTDPNNEGIVSISHLNAVFGMPEVVSELLEYWGDDAPDGLESAWLDYCYYYGATSAEQKARYGKSFSGISLIQGHSRLTAYYAKHSNNVTVAERAWKEFYNNTDGFTADESWVSERVNGSAVLIPVDEATWISTNAVAQYGLAAIQDLALAGDALTQSPYGA